The Desulfohalovibrio reitneri genome contains a region encoding:
- a CDS encoding alpha-hydroxy-acid oxidizing protein has translation MDKATRDAARERLKGFCRVCKVCHGVACSGEVPGMGGAGTGSAFTANHQALAEVRLAMRTLHGVTEVETSASFFGKEFATPIQAAPMTGVSYNMGGGMGEEEFISAIVGGCGDAGSLGWTGDGADPAMFDSGLAAIREHGGGVAVIKPRSQDEIKARLHRAEEAGATAVGVDVDGAGLITMAKFGQPVGPKTPAELEELVRSTGLPFLAKGIMTVDEAEAARDAGCAGIVVSNHGGRVLDHTPGVAEVLPRIARRVGSDMTVFADGAVRSGADALKLLALGAHGVLVGRPLVTAVFGGGREAVAGELEAYRTQMVQAMLLTGAASAAAVPASVLAGDPLAGKG, from the coding sequence ATGGACAAGGCGACGCGCGATGCCGCCCGCGAGCGGCTGAAAGGGTTCTGCAGGGTCTGCAAGGTCTGCCACGGCGTGGCCTGCTCCGGGGAAGTCCCCGGCATGGGCGGGGCCGGGACCGGCAGCGCCTTCACCGCCAACCACCAGGCGCTGGCCGAAGTGCGCCTGGCCATGCGCACCCTGCACGGCGTGACCGAGGTGGAAACCTCCGCCTCCTTTTTCGGCAAGGAGTTCGCCACGCCCATCCAGGCCGCCCCCATGACCGGGGTGTCCTACAACATGGGCGGCGGCATGGGCGAGGAGGAGTTCATCTCCGCCATCGTCGGCGGCTGCGGGGACGCCGGGTCCCTGGGCTGGACCGGCGACGGGGCCGACCCGGCCATGTTCGACTCCGGGCTGGCGGCCATCCGCGAGCACGGCGGCGGGGTGGCCGTCATCAAGCCCCGCTCCCAGGACGAGATCAAGGCCCGCCTGCACCGCGCGGAAGAGGCCGGAGCCACCGCTGTGGGCGTGGACGTTGACGGCGCGGGCCTCATCACCATGGCCAAGTTCGGCCAGCCAGTGGGCCCCAAGACTCCGGCCGAGCTGGAGGAACTGGTGCGCTCCACCGGGCTGCCCTTTTTGGCCAAGGGCATCATGACCGTGGACGAGGCCGAGGCCGCCCGCGACGCCGGGTGCGCCGGCATCGTGGTCTCCAACCACGGCGGCCGGGTGCTGGACCACACTCCCGGCGTGGCCGAGGTGCTGCCCCGCATCGCCCGCAGGGTGGGCTCGGACATGACCGTATTCGCCGACGGCGCGGTGCGCTCCGGCGCGGACGCGCTCAAACTGCTGGCCCTGGGCGCGCACGGCGTGCTGGTGGGCCGCCCCCTGGTGACGGCGGTGTTCGGTGGCGGCCGGGAGGCCGTGGCCGGGGAACTGGAGGCCTACCGCACCCAGATGGTGCAGGCCATGCTCCTCACCGGCGCGGCCTCGGCCGCCGCGGTGCCCGCCTCGGTCCTGGCCGGGGACCCCCTTGCGGGGAAGGGCTGA
- a CDS encoding prepilin peptidase, translated as MDAFPLISCLLGLGLGVRADKAAARLRPDSPRPSPLRLAATVLTMGLWAWLAAERYGFSAHWGAALLFGWLLLTVSSVDLACFRIPDALSLPGAALALPAGAFLYGLGWDAVIGALAGAGFLLAAQQGHRLLTGGREGLGGGDVKLMLLIGGLLGWRLLPLVLLLACAAALPASILYLGRRRADGDHLAVPFGPFLALGAGVCLLYGPALWRAWLRGGNGFSP; from the coding sequence GTGGACGCCTTTCCCCTCATTTCCTGCCTCCTGGGACTCGGCCTGGGAGTGCGCGCCGACAAGGCGGCTGCGCGGCTGCGCCCCGACTCCCCCCGGCCCAGCCCGCTCCGCCTGGCGGCGACTGTGCTGACCATGGGCCTGTGGGCCTGGCTGGCCGCCGAACGCTACGGTTTCTCCGCCCACTGGGGCGCGGCCCTCCTCTTCGGTTGGCTGCTGCTGACCGTCTCCTCCGTTGACCTGGCCTGCTTCCGCATCCCCGACGCCCTTTCCCTGCCGGGCGCGGCCCTGGCCCTGCCCGCCGGAGCCTTCCTCTACGGCCTGGGCTGGGATGCCGTCATCGGCGCGCTGGCCGGGGCGGGATTCCTGCTGGCCGCCCAGCAGGGGCACCGTCTGCTGACCGGGGGGCGCGAGGGGTTGGGCGGCGGCGACGTCAAGCTCATGCTGCTCATCGGCGGCCTGCTGGGCTGGCGGCTGCTGCCGCTGGTGCTGCTGTTGGCCTGCGCCGCCGCACTGCCCGCCTCGATCCTCTACCTCGGCCGGCGCCGGGCCGACGGGGATCACCTGGCCGTCCCCTTCGGCCCCTTCCTGGCCCTGGGGGCCGGGGTCTGCCTGCTCTACGGGCCCGCGCTGTGGCGGGCCTGGCTTCGCGGCGGCAACGGCTTCTCCCCCTGA
- a CDS encoding universal stress protein, translating into MEARMLHVYRNTPYGRETLLCSAHFCKKLDLTLRVYIPRHRKFLIYFPNEAMQVDLDSSYMASPDTAEERVRELLDESGARYDILDKPGFTASNLPDLPADYDFMACPRVMSEKPATIALGKIGNRVRALLKTATFPILLHASVCKPWKSVAVLFGGSENGIRSVRLGARVARLCGCPLDVFTQADKPRQRDKVEKAIDKAGLRTIFDYEVRRWHVFESGDLEENLYAVPHDSLVTLGAYGHGFIKDNWFGSVMELVQSTMPNAMLVAGPNFVVPDTDEEAAH; encoded by the coding sequence ATGGAAGCCAGGATGCTGCACGTCTACCGCAACACCCCGTACGGCCGGGAAACCCTGCTCTGCTCGGCCCACTTCTGCAAGAAGCTCGACCTCACCCTGCGGGTGTACATCCCCCGCCACCGCAAGTTCCTGATCTATTTCCCCAACGAGGCCATGCAGGTGGATCTGGATTCCTCCTACATGGCTTCCCCGGACACGGCCGAGGAGCGGGTGCGGGAGCTTCTGGACGAATCCGGCGCGCGCTACGACATTCTGGACAAGCCCGGCTTCACCGCCTCCAACCTGCCGGACCTGCCCGCGGACTACGACTTCATGGCCTGCCCCCGCGTGATGAGCGAAAAACCCGCCACCATCGCCCTGGGCAAGATCGGCAACCGCGTGCGCGCCCTGCTCAAGACGGCCACCTTCCCCATCCTGCTGCACGCCTCGGTGTGCAAGCCCTGGAAATCGGTGGCCGTGCTCTTCGGCGGCTCGGAGAACGGGATCCGTTCCGTGCGGTTGGGGGCGCGGGTGGCCCGGCTCTGCGGCTGCCCCCTGGACGTCTTCACCCAGGCGGACAAGCCAAGGCAGCGGGACAAGGTGGAAAAGGCCATCGACAAGGCGGGGCTGCGCACCATCTTCGACTACGAGGTCCGCCGCTGGCACGTTTTCGAGTCCGGCGACCTGGAGGAGAACCTCTACGCCGTGCCCCACGACTCCTTGGTGACCCTTGGAGCCTACGGCCATGGCTTCATCAAGGACAACTGGTTCGGTTCGGTCATGGAGCTGGTGCAGTCCACCATGCCCAACGCCATGCTGGTGGCCGGGCCCAACTTCGTGGTGCCGGACACGGACGAGGAGGCCGCGCACTAG
- a CDS encoding chloride channel protein — protein sequence MPAPRQTTGVPGPVAWHGAIKTHATWLFYFASIGLISGLGAIAFHTLTELGMHYFLDTMAGYRPSLPAGEHPLLPHTDTPLIRWMLLVLPTAGGLVSGWLVYTFAPEAEGHGTDAAIEAYHNKGGIIRGRVPIIKTIASTITLTTGGSGGREGPIAQIGAGFGSFLASKLKLSERERRIMLAAGVGAGVGAIFRAPLAGALFASEVLYSEADFESEVLIPAGISSVVAYCTFCLVFGWGSLFAAPEFSFSSPLELGPYAVLAGVLLLGGWIYSTTFYKVHDAFGAIPIPSHVKPAIGGLLTGVVGFFLPETLAFGYGVLQGGLFNELPMLLLLGVAGGKILTTAFTIGSGGSGGVFGPSVVIGGCLGGAVGQVFQLVAPALAPDPGAMVLVGMAGFFTAVSATPVSTIIFVSEMTNSYSLLLPSLLVCFLCQLLSRSSIYREQVANKFSSPAHAGEMFTDILQEYTVRDMLDRVRWVEPVPEDMSFRRFKRLFTSTDQHYFPVLDDKGGLTGIFSANDVRAILLQPHMDDLINMRDLARSDIIKVTPREDLGSVMRKLTQRNLDALPVVRQDDPQALLGMLGRREAIAFYNEKMAELRERE from the coding sequence ATGCCCGCACCCAGGCAGACGACCGGGGTGCCCGGTCCGGTGGCCTGGCACGGGGCCATCAAGACCCACGCCACTTGGCTGTTCTACTTCGCATCCATCGGCCTCATCTCCGGGCTGGGGGCCATCGCCTTCCACACCCTCACAGAGCTGGGGATGCACTATTTCCTGGACACCATGGCCGGGTACCGGCCGTCCCTGCCCGCGGGCGAACACCCCCTGCTGCCCCACACCGACACCCCCCTCATCCGCTGGATGCTCCTGGTTCTCCCCACGGCCGGGGGGCTGGTCTCCGGCTGGCTGGTCTACACCTTCGCTCCGGAGGCCGAGGGCCACGGCACGGACGCGGCCATCGAAGCCTATCACAACAAGGGCGGCATCATCCGCGGCCGGGTGCCCATCATCAAGACCATCGCCTCCACCATCACCCTGACCACCGGCGGCTCGGGCGGCCGCGAGGGACCCATCGCCCAGATCGGCGCTGGTTTCGGCTCCTTCCTGGCCTCCAAGCTGAAGCTCTCGGAGCGGGAGCGACGCATCATGCTGGCCGCCGGGGTGGGCGCGGGCGTGGGGGCCATCTTCCGCGCCCCCCTGGCCGGGGCGCTGTTCGCCTCGGAGGTGCTCTACTCCGAGGCGGACTTCGAGTCCGAGGTGCTCATCCCGGCGGGCATCTCCTCGGTGGTGGCCTACTGCACCTTCTGCCTGGTCTTCGGCTGGGGTTCCCTCTTCGCCGCGCCGGAGTTCAGCTTCTCCTCCCCGCTGGAGCTTGGCCCCTACGCCGTGCTGGCCGGGGTGCTCCTGCTGGGCGGCTGGATCTACTCCACCACCTTCTACAAGGTGCACGACGCCTTCGGGGCCATCCCCATCCCCAGCCACGTCAAACCGGCCATCGGCGGCCTGCTCACCGGCGTCGTCGGCTTCTTCCTGCCCGAGACGCTGGCCTTCGGCTACGGCGTGCTGCAGGGGGGGCTGTTCAACGAGCTGCCCATGCTTCTGCTGCTGGGCGTGGCCGGGGGCAAGATCCTGACCACCGCCTTCACCATCGGCTCCGGCGGCTCGGGCGGCGTCTTCGGCCCCTCGGTGGTCATCGGCGGCTGCCTGGGCGGGGCCGTGGGGCAGGTCTTCCAGCTGGTCGCCCCGGCCCTGGCCCCGGACCCGGGGGCCATGGTGCTGGTGGGCATGGCGGGGTTCTTCACGGCCGTCTCGGCCACTCCGGTGTCCACCATCATCTTCGTCTCGGAGATGACCAACTCCTACTCCCTGCTGCTGCCCTCGCTGCTGGTCTGCTTCCTCTGCCAGCTCCTCTCCCGCTCCTCCATCTACCGCGAGCAGGTGGCCAACAAGTTCTCCTCCCCGGCCCACGCGGGCGAGATGTTCACCGACATCCTGCAGGAGTACACCGTGCGGGACATGCTGGACCGGGTGCGCTGGGTGGAGCCGGTGCCCGAGGACATGAGCTTCCGCCGCTTCAAGCGCCTCTTCACGTCCACGGACCAGCACTACTTCCCGGTGCTGGACGACAAGGGGGGGCTGACGGGAATCTTCTCGGCCAACGACGTGCGGGCCATACTGCTGCAGCCGCACATGGACGACCTCATCAACATGCGCGACCTGGCCCGCTCGGACATCATCAAGGTCACGCCGCGAGAGGACCTGGGCTCGGTGATGCGCAAGCTGACCCAGCGCAACCTCGACGCCCTGCCCGTGGTGCGCCAGGACGACCCCCAGGCGCTTTTGGGCATGCTGGGCCGGCGGGAGGCCATCGCCTTTTACAACGAGAAGATGGCTGAACTGCGGGAGCGGGAGTAG
- a CDS encoding sensor domain-containing diguanylate cyclase, with protein sequence MLFNNTIRARLQLFALLAACLPVLFALGTFVLVVQGEVEENRLQEMRDNLRFKQRFVEDWLEEELTDVVFLSSLPAFNPPLRDGDLPPLLRDFVEQNPGVSSALAVDDRGVIVAASDDSLLGISVEDRDYFRKARSGPTISKVILGRATGDPMIIFAAPLRDGEGRFAGIASASVRLESITQLLTELRIGRSGDSYIFDGQGRALGRPKGFFQFPRLDEDLEIPIISQGTLRALSGAGKGMRYRSRTGRAIHVVSRPAKEGEWLLVSEMSRKEIMAAFWNTLALLGLGLGLTLLVLLPVLFSLTSSIVAPIQNLADTARILIDKGYQAVDPMPPGRSAPKEVRTLDQAFQAMLGKIRRTIADLERTTVTDPLTGLPNRRFLQIEASRLVKLHERSGEPMACLMIDLDHFKRINDTHGHTAGDEVLRRMGDLLAAILRGSDMVVRYGGEEFAVLAPNTSMDEACQLAERIRAGVAELEVSFGGQTIPLSASIGVSELNFSKARRSLEEVLDLADKALYRAKGEGRNRAVCRMDEPAPPDP encoded by the coding sequence ATGTTGTTCAACAACACCATTCGAGCACGGTTGCAGCTGTTCGCGCTGCTGGCGGCATGCCTGCCCGTGCTCTTCGCGCTGGGCACGTTCGTGCTGGTCGTGCAGGGGGAGGTTGAGGAGAACCGCCTGCAGGAAATGCGGGACAACCTGCGCTTCAAACAGCGGTTCGTGGAGGACTGGCTGGAGGAGGAACTAACAGATGTGGTATTCCTCTCCAGTTTGCCGGCCTTCAACCCGCCCCTGCGCGATGGGGACCTGCCGCCCTTGCTCCGGGATTTCGTGGAGCAGAACCCCGGTGTCTCCTCCGCCTTGGCGGTCGACGACAGAGGTGTAATCGTCGCCGCGTCGGACGACTCACTCCTCGGAATCTCCGTGGAGGACCGTGACTACTTCCGCAAGGCCCGTTCCGGCCCGACCATCTCCAAGGTCATTCTCGGCCGGGCCACGGGCGACCCCATGATCATCTTCGCCGCCCCCCTGCGGGACGGGGAGGGGCGTTTCGCCGGAATCGCCTCCGCCTCGGTGCGCCTTGAGAGCATCACCCAACTGCTCACCGAACTGCGGATAGGCCGCTCCGGCGACTCCTACATCTTCGACGGCCAGGGCCGCGCCCTTGGTCGCCCCAAGGGCTTTTTCCAGTTTCCCCGGCTGGACGAGGATCTGGAGATCCCCATCATTTCCCAGGGCACCCTGCGTGCCCTGAGCGGGGCGGGAAAGGGCATGCGCTACCGCAGCCGCACCGGGAGGGCCATCCACGTGGTCAGCCGACCGGCCAAGGAAGGCGAATGGCTGCTGGTCTCGGAGATGTCGCGCAAGGAGATCATGGCCGCTTTCTGGAACACCCTGGCCCTGCTCGGCCTGGGGCTTGGGTTGACCTTGCTGGTGCTGCTGCCGGTGCTCTTCTCCTTGACCTCGTCCATCGTGGCCCCGATACAGAATCTGGCGGACACCGCCCGGATTCTCATCGACAAGGGCTACCAGGCCGTGGACCCCATGCCGCCGGGCCGTTCCGCGCCCAAGGAGGTACGCACCCTGGACCAGGCCTTCCAGGCCATGCTGGGCAAGATCCGCCGCACCATCGCCGACCTGGAGCGGACCACGGTCACCGATCCCCTCACCGGCCTGCCCAACCGGCGTTTCCTGCAGATCGAGGCCTCCCGCCTGGTCAAGCTGCATGAGCGTTCCGGTGAGCCCATGGCCTGTTTGATGATCGATCTGGACCACTTCAAGCGCATCAACGACACCCATGGCCACACCGCCGGGGACGAGGTGCTCAGGCGGATGGGGGACTTGCTTGCCGCCATCTTGCGCGGCTCGGACATGGTGGTGCGCTACGGCGGGGAAGAGTTCGCCGTGCTCGCGCCCAACACTTCCATGGACGAGGCGTGCCAGCTTGCCGAGCGCATCCGCGCCGGGGTCGCTGAACTGGAGGTCTCCTTCGGCGGCCAGACCATACCCCTCAGCGCCTCCATCGGCGTCTCGGAGTTGAATTTCAGTAAAGCGCGGCGCAGCCTGGAGGAAGTGCTGGACTTGGCGGACAAGGCCCTCTACCGGGCCAAGGGGGAGGGCAGGAACCGAGCGGTCTGCCGCATGGACGAGCCGGCCCCTCCTGACCCATAG